The following are from one region of the Palaeococcus ferrophilus DSM 13482 genome:
- a CDS encoding class III signal peptide-containing protein, with product MRRAQSAIEYLFMLAAALILVAVVVRVIGDSLNQINDVITQYTEVMREKLIQNL from the coding sequence GTGAGGAGAGCCCAGAGTGCGATAGAGTACCTTTTCATGCTCGCGGCCGCGCTAATCCTCGTTGCGGTTGTGGTGAGGGTCATCGGCGACAGCCTGAACCAGATAAACGACGTCATCACCCAGTACACGGAAGTTATGAGGGAAAAGCTCATCCAGAACCTGTGA
- a CDS encoding A24 family peptidase C-terminal domain-containing protein, with product MNGELLLAIIGVIMGILTSYTDIKTGFIEDRHVFPTFTYIERLFSRGEVEDTGSTGLFSWVILPAAEIGVLYYLVRGLSEGNVFLALSGLIGLIAGFLLGYFLYFIGGWAGGDVLILAAFSALFPYASSYARVRPFYATSYPLHAVTLLFNSIIAIFPFILLYALGVLIARGEGRKLTEVFTENVRLTVEGALWVMAAITFIIVLASAVGVTLNPIIRYALTLVLLFVLGKYRVVGDALGLFALAYGAYTIGTDFLYVFGKLLLTFYAFKLFFSVVKVLRAEVLMEEKPLEEIREWDIIGEWIYEKGGEVRRDRESFLDRLRKGILTGDLSVLNPDYGDVIVSPTAEGIKKEQIERLRALVEEGKLENRFLVKKAMPFAPALFLGFLISILYGDIFWWLVLKMAGL from the coding sequence ATGAACGGCGAACTTCTTCTCGCTATCATAGGGGTTATTATGGGTATTCTCACGTCCTACACGGACATAAAAACGGGCTTCATTGAAGACAGGCACGTTTTCCCAACCTTCACCTACATTGAGAGGCTCTTCTCCAGGGGCGAGGTTGAGGACACGGGCTCTACGGGCCTTTTTTCTTGGGTTATCCTTCCTGCGGCTGAAATAGGGGTGCTCTACTACCTCGTGAGGGGCCTCTCGGAGGGGAACGTTTTCCTTGCCCTCTCGGGGCTCATAGGCCTAATCGCCGGCTTCCTCCTCGGCTATTTCCTCTACTTCATAGGGGGCTGGGCCGGCGGTGACGTCCTCATCCTGGCGGCGTTCTCGGCGCTCTTCCCCTACGCGTCAAGCTACGCGAGGGTCAGGCCCTTCTACGCCACCAGCTACCCTCTACACGCGGTGACGCTCCTCTTCAACAGCATAATCGCTATCTTCCCCTTCATACTGCTCTACGCCCTCGGTGTGCTCATAGCGCGGGGAGAGGGAAGGAAGCTCACGGAGGTGTTCACGGAGAACGTCCGCCTCACCGTCGAGGGCGCCCTCTGGGTAATGGCGGCGATAACGTTCATCATAGTCCTCGCCAGCGCCGTTGGGGTTACGCTCAATCCTATCATCCGCTACGCACTGACGCTGGTACTCCTCTTTGTCCTCGGCAAGTACAGGGTCGTTGGCGATGCCCTCGGTCTCTTCGCCCTCGCCTACGGCGCCTACACCATCGGGACGGACTTTCTCTACGTCTTCGGGAAGCTCCTGCTGACCTTTTACGCCTTCAAGCTGTTCTTCTCCGTGGTTAAAGTGCTCAGAGCCGAGGTTCTCATGGAGGAGAAGCCCCTCGAGGAGATAAGGGAGTGGGACATAATAGGCGAGTGGATATACGAGAAGGGCGGGGAAGTGCGGAGGGACAGGGAGAGCTTCCTCGACAGGCTCAGGAAGGGCATTCTCACCGGTGACCTGAGCGTTCTGAACCCTGATTACGGGGACGTTATAGTCTCGCCAACGGCGGAGGGAATTAAGAAGGAGCAGATTGAGAGGCTCCGTGCCCTCGTTGAGGAGGGAAAGCTCGAGAACCGCTTCCTGGTCAAGAAGGCCATGCCCTTTGCCCCGGCACTCTTCCTCGGCTTTCTGATTTCGATACTCTACGGTGATATATTCTGGTGGCTCGTCCTGAAGATGGCGGGCCTCTAG
- a CDS encoding HAD-IB family phosphatase, giving the protein MARLIAFDLEGTLVKSVSGWVELHKRFGTWEKGKEYAERFFAGEISYAEWAELDASLWRGHTREEIMEWVEKVEYMEGARELIEFLKGENFRVAILSSGLMCLARKVGEELGVDYVFANELIFDENGVITGKVRPHVDFQGKGAILRRLKDELKPELTVAVGDGYNDIAMFREADVAIAINPHEGVEGDHVVENLLEVREIIEGLIGG; this is encoded by the coding sequence ATGGCCAGGCTCATAGCTTTTGATCTTGAGGGAACGCTTGTAAAGTCAGTCTCAGGGTGGGTGGAGCTCCACAAGCGCTTTGGGACGTGGGAGAAGGGCAAGGAGTACGCGGAGCGCTTTTTTGCCGGCGAGATAAGCTATGCCGAGTGGGCCGAGCTCGACGCGTCCCTCTGGAGGGGGCACACGAGGGAGGAGATTATGGAGTGGGTTGAAAAAGTGGAGTACATGGAAGGGGCGAGAGAGCTGATTGAGTTTCTGAAGGGGGAGAACTTCAGGGTGGCAATCCTCTCGAGCGGCCTCATGTGCCTCGCGAGGAAGGTCGGGGAAGAGCTCGGCGTTGACTACGTCTTCGCGAACGAGCTAATCTTTGATGAGAACGGCGTTATAACCGGAAAGGTAAGACCGCACGTTGACTTCCAGGGGAAGGGGGCCATCCTAAGGAGGCTCAAGGATGAGCTGAAGCCGGAGCTCACGGTGGCCGTTGGGGACGGCTACAACGACATAGCGATGTTCCGCGAGGCCGACGTAGCTATAGCGATAAACCCACACGAGGGGGTTGAGGGCGACCACGTCGTTGAGAACCTCTTGGAAGTGAGGGAGATAATCGAGGGGCTCATTGGGGGCTAA
- a CDS encoding protein-L-isoaspartate(D-aspartate) O-methyltransferase — translation MEELDERWERTVKALVGERLIRSEEVRQAFLKYPRYLFVEERYRGYAHVDEPLPIPAGQTISAPHMVAIMLELAELEPGMKVLEIGTGSGWNAALIAELVKTDVYTVERIPELVEFARRNLERAGVKNVHVILGDGSKGFPPKAPYDRILVTAGAPKVPEPLVEQLKPGGRLIIPVGSYHLWQDLYIVEKSETGEIRKRRWGGVAFVPLIGEYGWGE, via the coding sequence ATGGAAGAGCTCGATGAGAGATGGGAGAGGACCGTAAAGGCCCTTGTGGGTGAGCGGCTCATAAGGAGCGAGGAGGTTAGGCAGGCTTTTCTCAAGTACCCCCGCTACCTCTTCGTTGAGGAGCGCTACAGGGGCTACGCGCATGTTGATGAGCCCCTCCCGATTCCCGCGGGCCAAACAATCAGCGCCCCCCACATGGTGGCGATAATGCTCGAGCTGGCCGAGCTTGAGCCCGGAATGAAGGTTCTTGAGATAGGGACCGGGAGCGGGTGGAACGCGGCGCTGATAGCGGAGCTCGTGAAGACCGACGTGTATACAGTCGAGAGGATTCCCGAGCTGGTCGAGTTCGCAAGGAGGAACCTCGAGAGGGCGGGAGTTAAGAACGTCCACGTCATCCTCGGCGATGGGAGTAAGGGCTTCCCCCCGAAGGCCCCCTACGATAGAATCCTCGTAACGGCGGGAGCGCCAAAAGTGCCGGAACCCCTCGTGGAGCAGCTGAAGCCGGGAGGGAGGCTCATAATCCCCGTGGGGAGCTACCACCTGTGGCAGGACCTCTACATCGTCGAGAAAAGTGAAACAGGCGAGATAAGGAAGAGGCGCTGGGGAGGGGTTGCCTTCGTTCCCCTCATAGGCGAGTACGGGTGGGGGGAGTAG